ACGACGAGGAGTATTGGGGATACTTCGAGGAGGAGCAACATGGCCAGCGGTGGTCAGAACCGGCGAAATGGAAGAGTCGTTCTTCCGCGGGCCCCAAGGAATCACGGATCCGGCGCTTCCGGCAAGGCCGTTGGTGGGCCATCGTGCCACCTTGGCTCGCACGCGAACACCTCGGCGAACACCCTGCCGGTCTGTTTCGCAAGCCGCTCGAGGTCGATGGGCCGCCCTGTTTCGCGAGCAACCGAGGTGACCTGGCAGTTGCTGATCCCGCAGGGCACGATCAGCCCGAAGTTCTCGAGGTCGGTTTCGGCGTTTAGCGCGAAGCCGTGCTTGGTCACCCAGCGGCTGATGCGCACCCCCACCGCCCCCAGCTTGCGATCGTCGACCCACACCCCCCGCAGCCCGTCGATTCGACGCGCTCGGAGCCCGTACAGCATCGCCAGCCGAATCATGACCTCCTCGAGATCGGTCACGTAGCGGCGCACGTCGCGCCGATCGGGGCCGAGGTCCAGGATGGGGTAGCCGACCAGCTGTCCTGGGCCGTGGTAGGTGGCGTCGCCGCCGCGGCCGCTGTCTCGGAGCTGAACTCCGCGGCGGTCCAGCTCCTCGCGGGTATGCAGCACGTGTTCCGGCCGACCGCCGCGTCCCATGGTCACCACCGGATCGTGCTCGAGCAGCAGCAAGGTATCCGCGGCGGCGCGGCCGCGGCGCAGCTCGACCAGCCTGTCCTGCAGTGCGAGAGCCGCGTCGTAGCCGATGCGACCGAGCCAATGGACCGACAGCGACCTAAGCTGCATGACCGAGCCCGTGTCGGTCACCAACGTCGAACCGCGCAGGCGCCTCCAACCGCATCAGGTACAGCACGAGCGATCAGTTGCGGATGTGGATCGCTTCCCCGACGGCGTGCTTGAACGACTCCATGACCGACTCGCTCAGCGTGGGATGGGGATGCACGGTCAGGCCCACATCTTCAGCGAACGCGCACATTTCGAGCGCCAGCGCCCCCTCGGCGATGAGGTCGGAGGCCTCGGGTCCGACGATGCCCACGCCGAGCAGCTGCTTGCCCTTGGCATCTATGATCGTCTTGACGAAACCGTGCGTCTCGTTCACGGCCATGGCGCGACCCGAGACGGCGAAGGGGAACTTGCCGATCTTGATGTCGCGACCCTGCCTGCGCGCTTCGGTCTCGCTCAAGCCTACGGTCGCGATCTCCGGGTCCGTGAAGATGGCGGCCGGCATGGCGCGCCAGTCGCGGGCCGCCTTGTGACCCGCGATGACCTCGGCTGCGATTTCGCCTTCCTTCGAAGCTTTGTGGGCCAAGTAAGGAGGCCCGCTCACGTCACCGATCGCGTAGATGCCGGGAACGTTGGTCTGGATGAGCTCGTTGGTGATGAGATGCCCGCGTTCGTCGGTGGCCACGCCGGCCGCCTCGAGGCCGATCGACTTGGACAACGGCCTGAACCCCACCGCCACCAGCACCTTGTCGGCCTCGATTTCCCGGGTCTCGTTGTGGTAGTCAACGCGAACGCGCGCCTTGCCATCGCGGACCTGGCAGTCTGTGGCGCGAGCCTGCAGCAGGACCTCGCCGCCGGCCTTCTTGAAGTTCTGTTGCACGACCTTGACCATGTCGAGGTCCACGCCCGGCAGCAGTTGATCCATCAGCTCGACCACGATCACGCGCGAGCCGAGCTTCTGGTAGACCATACCGAGCTCCATGCCGATGATGCCTCCTCCGATCAGGAGCAAGGTTTTTGGCACGTGCTGCAAACTAACGGCCTCGCGGGCCGTGATCAGCACCTCGCCGTCTGTATCGAAGCCTGGAATGCGGATCGGCTCCGCGCCCGTCGCAACGATGATGCCCTTGGTCGCCTGATAGCTCTCGACCGAACCGTCCTCCTTGGTCACATCCACCGAGCGCGGGCCCGTGAGCTTGCCTTCGCCCATGACGATGGTGCCGCCGCTACCCTTGACCAGGTTGCGCACGCCGCCGGTAAGCCGCGACACGATACCGTCTTTCCATGACTGCATCTTGCCGACATCGACGTTCAGGCCGGCGGTCGTGATCCCCATGATCTCGGCGCGCCGCAGCTTGTCTACTAGACCCGAAGCAGCGATCAGCGCCTTGGAAGGGATGCAGCCCCAGTTGAGGCACACTCCGCCCACGTACTCCCGTTCGACCAGCAGAGTCCTTTGCTCGAGCTGACCGAGCCGTATGGCGGCTACGTAGCCGCCAGGGCCGCTGCCAATCACGATCGCATCGTAGGTGTTGTCGCCGGACATGATCTGCGTCCTCGCTGTTTGATGGCCAAAAAGCTCAGGGTTCCATCCTGGAATAGCTCGAGCGGCTATTGTTGGACCCTAACCGTTGTCGACGTATCGTCAACTGCAGCGTGCGAAGCCACGCTCGTAGCCGCCTACTGGCGGCGCCGCAGCCTGCGCAGTATGGTCGGGACCAGGATGCCGAAACGGGATGGCTGGCTCGCGTGGCGGCAAAGCGTACCAGCCCGCAGCCGGCACGTGGGGTCCCGTTGTCTGGGACGACCCCCAGCGTTGCTTGCGTTCGCCGCGTGGCTGGCGTGTGCCGCGCCGGGATGCCGCCACAAGGTGAGCGATGCGACCCCCGACGGTGCGGTGAGCCTGTTTCTGGCGGCCATGGATCGCAGCCGGCACGACCGGGAGGCCGTCCGGGCTGCCTATGCGCTCTTGAGTGAGCCGGCACGCCGCGCCCTGGCGCGTCGCGCGCGCCGGGCGGTGACGCTTGCGGGCCGGAGCTTCGAGCCCTGGGAGATGATCGCTGCCGGCCGCTTCCGCCTGCGGTTCACGCCCTCGGAGACTGCATCCTTGAAGGTGCGGCAACGGCAGGGACGCACGCTGGTCGTGGTTCAGTCGGAGGACTCCTCCCACCTGGTCGAGGTACCGGTGGTCCAGGAGGGCGGGCGCTGGCGTCTCGCCCTGACCCTTCCTGATCCGCCGGGCGGTTTCGAGAGGGAGGTGTCAGGCGAAGGACCAAGCCTGTGATATGGT
The sequence above is a segment of the Pseudomonadota bacterium genome. Coding sequences within it:
- the lipB gene encoding lipoyl(octanoyl) transferase LipB: MQLRSLSVHWLGRIGYDAALALQDRLVELRRGRAAADTLLLLEHDPVVTMGRGGRPEHVLHTREELDRRGVQLRDSGRGGDATYHGPGQLVGYPILDLGPDRRDVRRYVTDLEEVMIRLAMLYGLRARRIDGLRGVWVDDRKLGAVGVRISRWVTKHGFALNAETDLENFGLIVPCGISNCQVTSVARETGRPIDLERLAKQTGRVFAEVFACEPRWHDGPPTALPEAPDP
- the lpdA gene encoding dihydrolipoyl dehydrogenase → MSGDNTYDAIVIGSGPGGYVAAIRLGQLEQRTLLVEREYVGGVCLNWGCIPSKALIAASGLVDKLRRAEIMGITTAGLNVDVGKMQSWKDGIVSRLTGGVRNLVKGSGGTIVMGEGKLTGPRSVDVTKEDGSVESYQATKGIIVATGAEPIRIPGFDTDGEVLITAREAVSLQHVPKTLLLIGGGIIGMELGMVYQKLGSRVIVVELMDQLLPGVDLDMVKVVQQNFKKAGGEVLLQARATDCQVRDGKARVRVDYHNETREIEADKVLVAVGFRPLSKSIGLEAAGVATDERGHLITNELIQTNVPGIYAIGDVSGPPYLAHKASKEGEIAAEVIAGHKAARDWRAMPAAIFTDPEIATVGLSETEARRQGRDIKIGKFPFAVSGRAMAVNETHGFVKTIIDAKGKQLLGVGIVGPEASDLIAEGALALEMCAFAEDVGLTVHPHPTLSESVMESFKHAVGEAIHIRN